The following DNA comes from Diceros bicornis minor isolate mBicDic1 chromosome 12, mDicBic1.mat.cur, whole genome shotgun sequence.
TTCCACTCCATCGAGATTTTGAGACAGCCTGGAagacagaggagaaaagaggCAAATGAGAACCATGGCTAACTAGGATGATTTCCTCATGACTTTCCTCATTATAAAAGTAACATTCATTATACAAattgacagagaagaaaaaggaaaaaaaaaatcacccacagTCTCACTTTCCAGAAATAACCACATTTACATTTTGTGCAAAATCCTTCAGTCACATAcatttatgcacacacacaaacatcgcCCTGTCACCTCATTgctattatatgacctattttaTTCACCtattatatagtaaatatttcacaTTAACTATTTTTCCAAAACATTGTGGTTGGGCTACTGGCTGTCTATGGTGTGGATGGGCCATAATTTATGAAGTCATCCCCTATTGttgggtgttttgttttttcagaataTCTTTTCCTTGAGTTCCTCTGATGCTGAGGTGACACTGGCCTGCAGACTACAGTCTGAGAATGCCACTTGGACTGATGGCAGTGTCTTGTCAGGAACGACTCCTGCAGGACGCATTCCCACGGGCTGGGCCAGGGCTCCCAGAGGTTGCATCACATACTCTATAGTGCAACACGCCAATATGGCTCAAGGCGTGGATTATGGTCACGTGATGGGAGTCAACTAAACTTGACCCAGGACTCCCGGGCCACAGGCAGGGTCCATTTTCTGCCCTTGAGCCCACAGAAGCCTAAGCCCCTGGCCTCAGAGTGCCCACCTTCTTACTCAGCTGCCTGGGGTGCCCCTGACCACGGCCCAGGCGTGCTCCTCACCTGGGCCTCTCCACAAACACGTCCTCGGGGAGCAGGTACGGAGCCTCTTTCTTCCTGGTCTCTATCACCTGGAGTTTGGAGGAATCATGATAAGAGCCGGGTTCAGCAGGAAGAAGGAGCTTGCACAGGCAAATGAAAGAGCTCCTGCCCCTCCAAGCATTTCCTCCCTCCCACAAACTCCTTGGCGGAGCACCCTACAGCTGGGCTTCTGAGGGAGCAACTCAGATCCACAGTGACCCTCAGAGCAGCCTGAGAAGTCCAGGCAGACTGTTCAAGCTGTCCCCAACGACACACATGCATTAAGTGTCCTCCAAATGCAGAGACTTAGCTTCCAAGAGACCGCAGTTTCCTGCTCCTGTGCCCTATTCCTGTTTTCTATTTAAACACGAAAAAGGGAGCATAGGTCACAGCATTCCCCAATCCCAGGTGCATTGCAAAAACATTCTGATGGACAGTGACATGTTGAGTGTCCCTGAGCATCCTTTGCAAATTTTTGACAAGAAAGGTGAAAGTTATTAAGATGATGAGAAGAGGGAGGATAGTTGGCATGCGAGGATGTGCAGGAGGTGAGTAAGCGATGACGCTACTATTTCAACGAAGAGGATGTCTGGGCATTGCCTTTCCTGCACTCCCTCACCAGCCCAGAGGCTGAGAATGTCCTGGCACAATGATACAAcagcctctcccatcccccaggccaggCGAGGCCTGGGAtttcttgttttgctttattttgcttgGCTAGTGTATTTTAAAGTTAATCCTAGTCATCATATCATTCCACCTACAAGTACttcagtatgttttaaaatgtcttttgtgACAACTGAGAACATTTGGTTACGGACTGGGTATTAGGTAATACCAAGGCATTATTGATAATTTAATTAGATACGTTGATAGCATGGTGATGATGTAGGAAGGCGTCCATATTTTTTTAGACATGTATACTGATATATGTAGGTGTGAAATGATCTGATAGatgagatttgttttaaaatatttcagcaaaggaaaaaaaaagaaaaggagatagaTGAAGCAAATGTGGAAAGATCTTCCTAACTGTTTAATCTGAATGACAGCTATACGGATATTCACTGTTGTCACACTGCTTTGTGATATAGGAAACTTTAAtaacaaaaactttttaaaaattttagctttAGTCCCACATGACCTGAGGGGTGTGGGTGGGTAGGTGCGGTTCTGTGTGGGGCAGAAAGTAGAGGGGGGCAGGTAGCAGGTTGGGAAGGGGTATAGAATACTGTCCATGCCTGACCCCACCCTGCTATGCCATGTCACACAGCCGCCTCTAGTAACTTCTCACTGGTACTAGTTCTTATGTCAACCCTTTCTTCAATGTCTAGACTAAGCACAGGGCTCATGCAATTAAGGAAAAGTCATTCTGGGGAAACCCCAAGTGAGGGTCTCCTGAGCTCTCAGGGTCCCGAGGTCACCAACCTCACGGATGTGCTGGCAGAAGGCAGGCACTGTCGTGAGCTGGCTGATGAGGTTCAGGTAGGCCGCGCCCAGAGCGTAGAGGGCACAGCGGTTATACACAGGCAAGTTCTCTTCATTGACCTGGGCCACGTCCTGTGGCAACACAGAGGGGCCTttgaaggtttttgtttgtttgttttttggtgagaaagattagccctgagctaatatccactgccaatcctcctctttttgctgaggaacattggccctgggctaacatccatgcccatcttcctctactttatatgtaacactgccacagcatggcttgacaagcggtgcatcggtccgcacccaggatccaaacctgcgaaccccaggctgccgaagcagagcgctcgaacttaaccactacgccactgggccggccccgcctTTGGAGTTTTTAATCTACAAATTATACTGGTGCCCCACCCTCCACCCAAACTCTCCCAACCTTCCTTAGAGATAACCCACTTCTCTAGACCAAGCCTTTTTCAGCATTTGCCCCATAACTTTCTAGGAGACAGAAGTCATCCTCATTAAAGTGGAAGTGAATCATCCCTAGAACAATCTGTGAGCTGGAGGCTCATCAATACTTGAGTAGAGAGGCGATGACCTCAGTTCCCCACTTTGCAGTTCCAGCTTTAGTGACCTGGACTGTCCACACCCTCATCATTAATCCCACCTCTAGGATGCTTTGTCCTTCACTACAGACCTCGGATGATTCTCACAGGAGTGGACGGGTTTGCTAAGCTGGGCTCATATGTTAAACTGTGAAAATGCTGAGAGAGATCTAGGGGACTGGGACACAAAGGAATCTCAAATTCCAGAATGAAGACAATCGTAGTATCTGGGTGGGCCCTGCAGGGGTTAGCAGTGTCAAGGAGACAGCCTAAGACTCTCCACCACTGACTTCCCAGGTTTGCCACAATTCAGGATCTGATGCCCACCCAGCTTCAGGACCCTGGAGACCCTGGTCCTTGAGGTCTGAAGGACCCACCCCAATTCCCAGCGTCTTTGGCAATACACTTCCACCCAGGCAGACCGCGAGTATCTAACGCCCTAGGTAGTGCCACACTGGCTACCTGAGAGTCACGAGGGTGGCTTGTGGAACCTCCAGGCCCCCAGGCTCGGGGATAGAACTGGGaagatgtatttttaataagtGCTTAAGGTGGTTCTGAAACAcagccaggtttgggaaccaGACAATCTTTAGACAAACAGGTTTGTTTCGGGATCACTCTGGGCTCACGAGCACCCTCTGGGTCATCCTTGGAGTCTCATTCAGACCTTGTGAGAGACCTGAAATACTAGAGGCTAAGGGTTGTTTTTGCAAGACCCTGTTCCCTGGGTCTCCTTTAGCCTGAGGATGGGCTGAAGCCATGAATTAAGTATTCTTTGGTGGTTCCCCAAACAAGACCATGGTTTGTGGTCTTCATGGAGGAATGGCCAACCAAGGGTGCAATATTCCTGGGCTCCAAAACAATTGGTGAGCAGCTGCTACTCGTACTCTCATTAGGGCTTGCCCAAAACAGGCTCCCTCCCCTGATCCCAGCCCAATGTCTCGCCCACACCAGGCCCCACCTGAACAGCCAGCACCAGGCGGATCAGGTCCACCACCACCTCCTCGTTGGCCAGCTCGATGCTGATGAGCGCCAGCAAGCCGTAGAGCGCCTCATAGTGCTTCTGCATGTTCGTTTCCTCCTTACAGCTCAGGTAGATGTGTCTGTAGAGCTGCTGGGAGTGCTGGGGATGGGGTAAGGGGGGGGCAAGCCATGGTGGCCGGGGTGGGGACAGGAGGGGCAAAGAGAAAGGGAAGACCCATCTGAAGGGGGTGGGACAGCTGTGTGtaccccacctccaccctcagGGAGAGGATGCCTTTACAGCAGACCCCAGTGGAAGCAAACACGTGCAGGAGTGCATGTTTAGAGAAGGGTGGGTCCAGTGAAACCAGTAACAAAAGTGCTGCCCAAATCCAGTTTTAGGAGAACACAGTCAGTGGCCCTGGACTGGCTCACtggggtggtcctcactctggcCTCAGCGATGAGTATGACTCTGGGGGCTTGACTCCCCAGAGGGGTTGGCTGGCGATCTGACTAAGCACAGTcaaagagggaggaggcaggctcGGGGGGCAGTGGTCAGCAGTGACTTGGGGGCTGGAAGGTCAGGGTCCACAGGGCCTGGCCAACTCGGGGTTCACTGTGTCTTGAAGTCACGCTTGCTAACCTTCTTCATGAAGACGGTGTCCTGTCGGGAGCACTTGTCCACTTTCAGCTTCAGGACAGAGATGTCACTGAGGGTACTAAGAGGGGACACGAGGGGCCACCTTAGCCCTTGTGTGAGGCCAGTGAGAGCTCACATGGTGTCACGGGGCTTTATCCCAACATCATTAGTTGTACCCAAGCCTCTCGGGGCTCCTCCAGCCCTGCTTCTTAGCCCCATCTCCACTGCCTCCCAAGTTCTCAACCTCTACGTCCTGCCCACTTTTTCTTGTCCCTTTTTCTTAAATACTGATCCAGATtattctcttcctccctttcttcctctcaaaTCCCCCAGTCTCTACTGATAACCCTgcattccctcccttcctccccacctgAAAACTCCCTGTAGTACCTGCTCTTTATCTCCCAAATCTCCAACCCAGCCCCTGCTCCCCCAGGCACAAGTGCCCTTTCAGTCTCTCCTCCCCTTGCAGGACGCCACGGTCAGCCTCCGTGATCAGCTCCCTAGGGAGTCTCACTGAATATCTGAGTTGTCCTCCCACCTGGATCTGAGGCCCTACTGGGAGTCTTCTCctggaggggagaccccacctgatGGTAGAGAACTTGTGGCGGTTGCCATGACGATCAATGAAACTGATGAGAATCTCTAGAACGAAGAGACGGATCTCTGCATCCTCCATGAGGGCGGTGGAGAGAAGGCGGTCAAGGAAGTTGCTGGGCAGGGCTGACATCATGTTGTTGCACTGGAAACCTGTAGATACCTGCAAGGGAGCCCAGGATGGCCGTGCTCAGGAACGCTGGCCCTCTCAGGTACAgcaaggagaaggaggagcagcccccagaagctgggTGTGAGCACCCATCCTCTCTAGACATCTCCCAGTCCAGCTCTCCCTATCCTCCACACTAGGTTCTGGATGCCTTAGCCAACTGTTTTGAACACTCCAACATCTAACTGGACAACTTGCTCAGCTCAGCTCAGCAGACTTGTGGGTGGATGAGGGCAGTGTGCAGGGACATTAAGTTGTTAAAAGCAAGCAAGGGGTGAGCACTAGAGGGGAGCAGGAGCCAGGGAGCCTCTCAACCCAATGTTCCAGCCCATCAGGGCACAAATGAACAGCACTCACTGTGAACACAAGGCTTCATTAAGAGTATGGAcagtcacaaagaaatggagagacagCGGAAGAACTTACAGCCGGGCTGAGGAATCGGAACCACACACGTGGCAACAACCCAAGAGCACACACAGCATTTGGTTACATCTCTTCTGGCATGGTCATAATGGGGGTCTTCTGATCCAGGCCAGTAGGCATAAAGAGACACATCGTATGTGATGTTGTCAAAGCAGTCAAAAGCAGCAAAACATATTTACTGTTAAGTCCGTATTGCCAAACAATGCCTTTGATGATTCAGCAGGCCCTTGAGGATCTAGCAGAGCCTGGTAGCATCAATAGTAAATATCAACGTTCACTGAAGGAGGATGTATCTGAGTGCGTCCCAAACTGTCACCTTGTTAAGATGCCGCATACAAATTAATGAGGATAAACTCAGCAAAGAAATGGCAGGAGTACATAGACCAAGGAGGTACCCAgatgtgggcagtgtcagcaccAAAAGCCTTTATGAAAATAGAGAGACATGAAAGGCGtgggctggggaagggaagagaagacatgagtgggagtgggggctgtGCAGATTGGCATGACTGAGACAGGGGCCGAGGGGTGAATGGGGGCTCTAGGGAGGGAAACGGGATTAGGGACCTTCCAACTTCAGTCTGAGAACTTTGAAATCTGGATGGATGTAAATTGGAAACTAAGATCTACTCTTTAACAAGAAGCACCACATGGGGAACAGCACTTCTAGAAAATTCTTCCTGTGGTTGTATTTATGATAGGTGAGGAGAAATGGAGATAAGAGCAACTACGAGAATAGTTTAGTTGTGAGAAGTCCAGAGTTTAGGCCAGGGCTGCGCATAAGAATACCTGGGGGGTTTGTTACAAATACAGATTCCAGGACCCCACTCAGATGATGGCTCAAAATCTCTAGGGAATCTATGTATTTTAAGAGTTGGTCGTGGGACTGGCGTTTGAGAACAATGAATCTAGGCTCCAGGGACAGCTGAGAAGATGTAAAGAAGAGGAATGTAAAACACTGATGCAGGGAAAGATGGTGGCTGGGGGACTGAGGTGGGCACAAGTGCCAAGTAGGAAACAGGGAGGTACatggagggaaaagggcaggagCCAATAGACCACATCTCAATACACAGATGATGTTTGAGTGACAAGGCTATCAGCAGCTGATAAGGAACCTTTGTGAAAATTAGAAACAGATGCCCTGCCTGCTCTGGATGACCCAGCTCTGCGGGTGCCCAGCCTGGCTAGTGAGCGGAACACAGGCTGGATTTCAGCCCCCTACTCACCCCTTTGGCTGGGCATAGTTGTGCAGTGTGCAACCTGCACGACTGTATGTGGTAGCCTTCTCTCTCGGTCCCTTGGAAGGAGCTGCCTCTTGGAGAGGCAGAGCAGGAATGGGGCAGGAGAGACTCACCTGCAGGAGGGACTTCAGCAGCATAATCTGGGTCAGCCGGTTCCTATTCTCCCTGTAGAGCAGAGACACAAATGCTCAGGAGGGTGAAAAGGGCAGAGACGCCACACTTGTCAGCCCATTTCTCCTTCATGGTTAGATTCTCCATGAGGCTTATCTTGTTGGGTTATCTAGACAGAGACTTCCAGAGCCAGGATGCAGACCAGGGAATTAATGGCTCCCCTCACGGTGGGAGAAGTTATTGGTGGGGCAGCCTGAGGAATTGTTGTGGGATCCATGAGCCCCACCGAAGGCTGCTGAGGGAATTGAAAGTAGAAtgagaggagtgaggacagaaCCAGGGAAGttaaggaggagaagggagagagctgAAAAATATGGGGAAGGGAAGCTGGGGTGGAATCTGGGCTGGGAGAGAAGAGGGGGCGGTAGGCACAGTGGACTCACCCCGTCCTCCCCGTCTCCATGGGGTGATGCAGGGAAGGCAGTGGCACCTTGCTCATGATGAAGAGTATCACCTCTGAGCGCTGATAAATGGGCAATGTGCTGGCAAAGGAGCctgcaggggagagggagggcccAGGTGAGGCCAAGGGCTGCTGGGGTCTCTCAGCTCAGCCCTTCAGCGGAGCAAACTACTGCGGAGAGTGCAGGCTTCTTCTCTAGGGAGACAGTTAAGAAGCAGAGGGAGAAACCTAGAGGACTCTCCAGGCTCCGCTTCCCTCACTGGTTACTCCTGAGGCTGTGGTTAGGTCTCTGGATGGAGAATGCAGGGCCCTGTGGCGAGGGCAGCAGCCCCGTGCCCCTCTAGGATCTTTCAGCACTGCTCTGCGGGTGTAAGTCACACCTCCGTGAACCCCAGTGGCTTCCTCTGTGAACTGGGGATCCTTCCTGCCCTGCCTCCTTCTCAGAGCTGAGGGGAAGCCCGAACGGCTGGGACAGGATGGCTCTGAAAGTGATGAGCCCCAACATGCTTGTGAGTGGCTTTATCCTTCTCGTCCACGTCCATGtgcctattcattttctccacggctttctccctctttccttccttttctcttcctcactccccacctcccctccaaTCGCTCAAAGGTGGAAGCATCAGGCAGGCCTGATGGGGACTAGGGTGTAGGAAGAGTTTGCCTCTCTTAGACTTGGATCTGAAGTCCAGGCTGACAAACCCACGGAGATTGTTCTGAGCTCtcactcaggccccacccaggccAGTCCGTGAGCGGTGCGGGCCGTGGTCTGACTCCATTTCCCCCAAGTCCGTGAATAACACGATATAAGCCAATGACAATCCTACAAGCCCCTGGACTGGCGTCCTTGTGGGGGCCGTCCCCCCATCCCCCGCCCCGgccgggccccgcccctccctgggCCCACCTATGGTCTTGATGACGGCCTCCTGGAACATGCGCTCTTCGTGCTCCTTGATGATCTTGGTGCCCAGGCTGATGGCCCCGTCGTAGCTCCCGGTCAGGGCGTAGTCGATGCTGAGCCGCAGCTGCCTCAGCAGGGTGTTGAACATCTCCAGCACCGTGGGCCCTGAGCGCAGCGGGGTGGGAGACCCGAAATCCAGGGCTGGCACCCCTCGTCCATTCTTCCCTGCCCTGCGTCGCCCCGCAAGCCCAGGCCCACTTCCAGCCAGGGGCTTCCTCTGCCCCGACCTTCCCGACCGATTTCTCCTCCCGACACCTCGGGACAAAGGTCCCTTGTCCTTTCCTGGAAGAGGAGGCAGCCTCCTGCTTAGGGCAGTTCTTTGCCCTGGGGGGTTCCAGCCTCGCTCCTTCCCTCAGGGCCCCCTTACCCACAGAGCCGGTGGCGGCGATGACGGCAGCTTCCGACAGGACCTCCACGATGCCCGCCCGCACCGTGGCCGCACTGCGGCTGTTGGCGTCCAGGTGGCTCAGGAGCTGCTGGATAACCAGGTGGGAGTGCTGCGGCTGGGGGGAGGAAGATGTGCTGGTCCCCAAACAGCAACCCCCACATGGCCTCGAAGCAAGGGCAGCCCTCAACTGAGACCCAAAGCCCGGGGcggggagaggtggggaggggacgGGGACGAAAGTGAGGTCCAAGGCCAGCGGGCACTGGAGAGGGCGCCCAGACACCCCGGTTCCTTTTCCTGAGCCCCGCCCCCTTTGGTCCAACAAGGAGTAGAGCCAAATCCCACGAAGATCTTGATTTCCACATTTTCCTGGACTCTTTCACTTCAAATGGGTCGAAAgtcaattttaaaagattgtcttccttttcattttttcccagctTCCAGGTCTTATTGGTAAGGGCCACGAGAAGCCACATGGTTGAGTCCAGGGCGGCTCAAAGTGTGGCCCGTGGTCTGGTGCCAATTCAAGATCTGTCTGATACCCATTTACATTGAGGTAAGTATGGAAATTGAGAGTCGGTGTTTAGTAAGCAATTTGACAATGCCATGGCAGCCAAGCGTGGTCTGTGGTTTGTGTTTTGCATgagtttttcatttactttttctagGAATTCTTTTTAATTGTGTTTTATAAAGTATTGGTCTGTGACATATTGGAAATAAAACTAAACTGGTCCTCCACCGGCAGGTTAAGCAGCACTGGTTTAGAAAACTAGGGGCTTAGGAGAAGTCACCGAGGACAGCTGGCTTTCTCCGTAAGTGCACTGGCCTGCTCCTGGAGGTGTCCTTGGCCAGGGGCACAAGCTGAACCAGGGGAGCCACTGTACCTGAATTGAGTACATGATGATCTTAAAGCAGCGGATGGCGAACACCTTGGGTTCCCAGAGAGAATGGTTATCCAGATGGCTGTGAGGGAGAAAATATGGGGGAATGGCTGTGAAATGCAAAGTGATgttagggaggagagagaggcttgGTGGAGAATGACAGCTCCCGAGAGACCCAGCCCCTCGCATGGCTCCCAGGTCAGCGAGGAGGGGCTTACAGGTGCAGCCGAGAGGAGGGAagcatgagggacccagggcagtcCCAGCCCTGGGGTTGGAGGGAGGTCAAGGAACAGGGCTCTGTAGCTGTGGACTCAGGAATGAATCGGGCACCTTCCTTCAGCTTCGGGGGCTCTCTATCAACTCCTCTCCTGAACACTGCACTTGGCCATGTGTGGTAGCTTTTGTTGTCATAATGCAGGGAacacaggcacagagaagggatCGACTTGGCCTCAGCCCCACAACCGTAACACCTCCTTCCCTTCGGAGTCAGCAAGGAGATGCCGGGACCTGAGACAGTTCAAAGCTgaaggctgtgggcggggacactCACATGAGAACAGGCTTGATGGCGTTTTTGATGTTGCCAAAGGCAGCCCGGCCCAGCAGTTCCCGAAGGCACCTCTCAGCCAGCTCTGCTgggttctccttttccttctctggcgcttggaggggtgagggagagcgGCTGTGGAAACACACAGCCATGTGGTGAAGGACGGAATGCAAAGCTGGGAGTCAGGCTTTATGAACACCTGGGTTTCTGCGCTTCATTCATGCAAATGGTGACAGTAGGACAGGCAGGAATTTGCAGTAGGCTGCACTAGGTCACAGGGGAGACATCCCTGTGAAGAAGCCCAGAGCAGAGGAAGATTGTGGGAGAAGGGATAAAGTGCTTTTTCTGGAAATCTGTAAGGATGGACCTGATGTGTCTCTGTGGGAAGCCCCAAGGGCCTGGTGGGGGACAGACCATGAGTGTCTCCATGGCCCCAAGGCTTTGGAAGAAAAGAGATGGGATAGAAAGAGTGGAAGGCAgacgaagtagcagaaagcaaaagaaagtgggagagaggagggagaggaaaaagagagagagaaaaaggaaaggcacGGTGGTGGGCTCAGGTCTGACTCAGGTACCACTGAGTCACAGGGAGTGGGCCCAGAGCTGGACAGAAGAAGGAGCCCAGGACTCCCAGCCCTGAGACCACCATAGACTATCCCCTGAGCTTGTCAGTAGGTGCTATTCCAGGAACAGCCACCAGAGGGCACACTTacctacccccccccccccccccccaatctgGAGCAGCACAGGCTCAACCCACAGAAAGTGGAGAACCGAGCGTCTGCAACCAGCGTCCTGCACAGTCAAGGTGGACAGCAACATGAACCTTTCCCTCCATCCTGGGAAGAGCGAGGGGCAGAATCCCACGTCTAGGGAGCTCCCAGATTAAAACCCAATGTCTACAACTTGTGTCAAGTGGCTGCTGGCTGATCAAGCAGGCATGTTTCAAGGGCCTGAAATACCATTaggaagtgagggaggaaggaaggtcaGGGAGGGAAAGTCCTCAGTGACTGGAACCACAAAAGGCATTTTAAAACTTCCTTGGCCTGCTGCTTCCAGAGGGACAGAGGTAAGCCGACCCCTGGTTCTTTGTGTTCTTACCAGCACACACTTAGCCCCAGAGAGCCCAGCACCCCTACTGTCCTTCCTCCATGAACGCAGACCTTCAGGGGCACAGCGGGCTGGCAGAAGTCCAGACCCAAGGCTCCTAGGGAGCCAGCCTTGGACTCACTGCAGAACAAGCCATGAAAGCCAAGATCTCTGGCCTTGGAGCTGCGTTTTGCCAACCAGCCCCAGCCATGTGGTTCCCAAGCAGTGGGGGAAG
Coding sequences within:
- the EFR3B gene encoding protein EFR3 homolog B isoform X4, which gives rise to MYGVCGCCGALRPRYKRLVDNIFPEDPEDGLVKTNMEKLTFYALSAPEKLDRIGAYLSERLIRDVGRHRYGYVCIAMEALDQLLMACHCQSINLFVESFLKMVAKLLESEKPNLQILGTNSVTTALLFYFVKFANIEEDTPSYHRSYDFFVSRFSEMCHSGHDDLEIKTKIRMSGIKGLQGVVRKTVNDELQANIWDPQHMDKIVPSLLFNLQHVEEAESRSPSPLQAPEKEKENPAELAERCLRELLGRAAFGNIKNAIKPVLIHLDNHSLWEPKVFAIRCFKIIMYSIQQLLSHLDANSRSAATVRAGIVEVLSEAAVIAATGSVGPTVLEMFNTLLRQLRLSIDYALTGSYDGAISLGTKIIKEHEERMFQEAVIKTIGSFASTLPIYQRSEVILFIMSKVPLPSLHHPMETGRTGENRNRLTQIMLLKSLLQVSTGFQCNNMMSALPSNFLDRLLSTALMEDAEIRLFVLEILISFIDRHGNRHKFSTISTLSDISVLKLKVDKCSRQDTVFMKKHSQQLYRHIYLSCKEETNMQKHYEALYGLLALISIELANEEVVVDLIRLVLAVQDVAQVNEENLPVYNRCALYALGAAYLNLISQLTTVPAFCQHIREVIETRKKEAPYLLPEDVFVERPRLSQNLDGVEIEFLFRQSKISEVLGGSGYNSDRLCLPYIPQLTDEDRLSKRKSIGETISLQVEVESRNSPEKEERVPAEEITYETLKKAIVDSVAVEEQERERRRQVVEKFQKAPFEEIAAHCGARASLLQSKLNQIFEITIRPPPSPSGTITAAYGQPQNHSIPVYEMKFPDLSWTSVPTLKA
- the EFR3B gene encoding protein EFR3 homolog B isoform X3, translating into MYGVCGCCGALRPRYKRLVDNIFPEDPEDGLVKTNMEKLTFYALSAPEKLDRIGAYLSERLIRDVGRHRYGYVCIAMEALDQLLMACHCQSINLFVESFLKMVAKLLESEKPNLQILGTNSFVKFANIEEDTPSYHRSYDFFVSRFSEMCHSGHDDLEIKTKIRMSGIKGLQGVVRKTVNDELQANIWDPQHMDKIVPSLLFNLQHVEEAESRSPSPLQAPEKEKENPAELAERCLRELLGRAAFGNIKNAIKPVLIHLDNHSLWEPKVFAIRCFKIIMYSIQPQHSHLVIQQLLSHLDANSRSAATVRAGIVEVLSEAAVIAATGSVGPTVLEMFNTLLRQLRLSIDYALTGSYDGAISLGTKIIKEHEERMFQEAVIKTIGSFASTLPIYQRSEVILFIMSKVPLPSLHHPMETGRTGENRNRLTQIMLLKSLLQVSTGFQCNNMMSALPSNFLDRLLSTALMEDAEIRLFVLEILISFIDRHGNRHKFSTISTLSDISVLKLKVDKCSRQDTVFMKKHSQQLYRHIYLSCKEETNMQKHYEALYGLLALISIELANEEVVVDLIRLVLAVQDVAQVNEENLPVYNRCALYALGAAYLNLISQLTTVPAFCQHIREVIETRKKEAPYLLPEDVFVERPRLSQNLDGVEIEFLFRQSKISEVLGGSGYNSDRLCLPYIPQLTDEDRLSKRKSIGETISLQVEVESRNSPEKEERVPAEEITYETLKKAIVDSVAVEEQERERRRQVVEKFQKAPFEEIAAHCGARASLLQSKLNQIFEITIRPPPSPSGTITAAYGQPQNHSIPVYEMKFPDLSWTSVPTLKA
- the EFR3B gene encoding protein EFR3 homolog B isoform X2, whose protein sequence is MYGVCGCCGALRPRYKRLVDNIFPEDPEDGLVKTNMEKLTFYALSAPEKLDRIGAYLSERLIRDVGRHRYGYVCIAMEALDQLLMACHCQSINLFVESFLKMVAKLLESEKPNLQILGTNSVTTALLFYFVKFANIEEDTPSYHRSYDFFVSRFSEMCHSGHDDLEIKTKIRMSGIKGLQGVVRKTVNDELQANIWDPQHMDKIVPSLLFNLQHVEEAESRSPSPLQAPEKEKENPAELAERCLRELLGRAAFGNIKNAIKPVLIHLDNHSLWEPKVFAIRCFKIIMYSIQPQHSHLVIQQLLSHLDANSRSAATVRAGIVEVLSEAAVIAATGSVGPTVLEMFNTLLRQLRLSIDYALTGSYDGAISLGTKIIKEHEERMFQEAVIKTIGSFASTLPIYQRSEVILFIMSKVPLPSLHHPMETGRTGENRNRLTQIMLLKSLLQVSTGFQCNNMMSALPSNFLDRLLSTALMEDAEIRLFVLEILISFIDRHGNRHKFSTISTLSDISVLKLKVDKCSRQDTVFMKKHSQQLYRHIYLSCKEETNMQKHYEALYGLLALISIELANEEVVVDLIRLVLAVQDVAQVNEENLPVYNRCALYALGAAYLNLISQLTTVPAFCQHIREVIETRKKEAPYLLPEDVFVERPRLSQNLDGVEIEFLFRQSKISEVLGGSGYNSDRLCLPYIPQLTDEDRLSKRKSIGETISLQVEVESRNSPEKEERVPAEEITYETLKKAIVDSVAVEEQERERRRQVVEKFQKAPFEEIAAHCGARASLLQSKLNQIFEITIRPPPSPSGTITAAYGQPQNHSIPVYEMKFPDLCVY